In the Flavobacteriales bacterium genome, ACCTTCGCAAATCCGTCGTCATTGAATTCTGCCGGATACTCAAATTGAGGAAAAATCACATACTTCCCTTCCTTATCTATGTAACCCCATTTATCGGTTTTATTACTGCTTTTCTTTACACAAGCTAATCCATTAGCATAATGATGCGCTCCATAATATTTTGGGTTTACAGCATATTTACCATCTTCATTAACATAACCATATTTACCTGTTTTGAAATCGCCCACCCTAACGAGAGCCAAACCGTCCCAGAATATAAATGCCTTATCAAATTCTGGCTTTATCACTATTTCACCAGACTTAGAAACAAAGCCCCATTTGCCATTAATCTCAACATTAGCAAGTTCATGAGATGAAGAAAAATCAAATGCGTTTGTGAATTTAAAATCAATTATCACTTTACCTGACAGATTAATATATCCCCATTTATCCCCTTTTTCAACGCTTCCTAACTCTTCTTTAAAATCATGCGCATTATCATAGATTGCCTCCACAACAACTTTTCCCGTTTTATCTATATAGCCCCATTTTCCAGCTTTCTGTATTCGAGCAACACCATTTGAAAAACTAAACGCTTTCTCACAATCCGGTTCAATAACAATTTTCCCCATTTTATCAATATATGACCAGATTCCACTCTTTTTCACTACTGAAAGTCCTTCTTTGAAATCTTCCACTTTATCATATTCT is a window encoding:
- a CDS encoding WG repeat-containing protein, whose protein sequence is MTRQIFFRVNILILSMLLSGLISYSQVLLPVKIGDKYGYIDEKGEVSVKAEFEFAQQFSDGLAAVKIEGKKGFIDKTGKIVISAEYDKVEDFKEGLSVVKKSGIWSYIDKMGKIVIEPDCEKAFSFSNGVARIQKAGKWGYIDKTGKVVVEAIYDNAHDFKEELGSVEKGDKWGYINLSGKVIIDFKFTNAFDFSSSHELANVEINGKWGFVSKSGEIVIKPEFDKAFIFWDGLALVRVGDFKTGKYGYVNEDGKYAVNPKYYGAHHYANGLACVKKSSNKTDKWGYIDKEGKYVIFPQFEYPAEFNDDGFAKVRIGDRKTGTQGYINKKGKFIWKDNQ